Proteins encoded within one genomic window of bacterium:
- a CDS encoding AAA family ATPase produces MRISEISVTGLFNLFNHRIMMKLKDKITIIHGPNGYGKTAILQIISDIFNGRYFYLRKYPFSAISIKFDDNSELTISQAKLKNSKKGMDAKSLTFEFRSPDGNQDSYTYNPLARDIRPDFPLHSFEDIIPGLIRVSSELWMDRRTGEKLTLPDVIDRYGEELPISKTSMLRESSTPEWLKKLRSKIFVHFIDTRRLYSSRNTNTKLREPLEPSVVEYSKEIASVIQKKLADYANLSQKLDSTFPIRLVDQRASAMLSAEELEKKLSELEAQRQRYVEVGILDKERDFNLPLTKDIDESKLAVLSVYVDDVQQKLNVLDELASKIEIFKGIINEQFRYKKLIIEKQEGFHFLCDSNAPLLPDSLSSGEQHEVVLLYQLLFKVPPNSLILIDEPEISLHIAWQERFLADLTKITSLSGFDVLLATHSPEIINDRWDLTVQLEGP; encoded by the coding sequence ATGAGAATCAGCGAAATATCTGTTACAGGTCTGTTTAACCTTTTCAACCACAGAATTATGATGAAACTCAAGGACAAGATAACTATAATTCATGGGCCTAATGGATATGGCAAGACTGCAATTCTTCAAATAATAAGCGACATTTTTAATGGGAGATATTTCTACCTCCGGAAATATCCATTCTCAGCGATTTCGATAAAATTCGATGACAACTCTGAATTAACTATTTCCCAGGCAAAACTAAAAAACTCGAAGAAGGGAATGGATGCCAAGTCTTTGACGTTTGAATTCAGATCCCCGGATGGGAACCAGGATTCGTACACATATAATCCACTTGCGAGAGATATCCGTCCGGATTTTCCTCTTCATTCATTCGAGGATATAATCCCTGGGCTTATAAGGGTCAGCTCAGAGCTCTGGATGGATCGAAGAACCGGCGAAAAGCTGACCTTACCAGATGTTATAGACAGATATGGTGAAGAACTACCGATATCCAAGACCAGTATGCTGAGAGAAAGTTCCACGCCGGAATGGCTTAAAAAGTTGCGCTCTAAAATTTTTGTTCATTTCATTGACACAAGGCGTCTATATTCCTCAAGAAATACAAATACCAAACTCCGAGAGCCCTTAGAACCCTCCGTTGTGGAGTACTCAAAAGAGATTGCAAGCGTTATTCAGAAAAAGCTTGCAGATTATGCAAATTTATCTCAAAAGCTTGATAGCACATTTCCAATACGATTGGTAGATCAGCGAGCCTCTGCAATGCTATCTGCTGAGGAGCTTGAAAAAAAACTCAGTGAGCTTGAGGCACAGCGCCAAAGGTATGTCGAAGTTGGCATACTTGATAAAGAACGGGATTTTAATTTGCCTCTTACTAAGGATATCGATGAAAGCAAGCTGGCAGTTCTCTCCGTTTACGTAGATGATGTTCAGCAGAAGCTCAATGTGCTTGATGAACTCGCATCTAAGATAGAAATCTTCAAAGGCATTATTAATGAGCAATTTCGGTATAAAAAGCTTATTATCGAGAAGCAGGAGGGTTTTCACTTCCTCTGCGATAGTAATGCTCCTCTCCTTCCGGATAGCCTTTCTTCCGGGGAACAGCATGAAGTTGTGTTACTATACCAGCTCTTATTTAAGGTTCCGCCAAATTCTCTCATCCTCATTGATGAGCCTGAGATTTCACTGCATATAGCATGGCAGGAGAGATTTCTGGCTGATCTCACAAAGATTACATCACTCTCTGGCTTTGATGTCTTATTGGCTACACACTCTCCGGAAATCATTAATGACCGCTGGGACCTGACTGTTCAGCTTGAAGGACCATAA
- a CDS encoding RecX family transcriptional regulator translates to MPAEEDFQRARDLALNYLSCRPRSSKEVYERLRRKGCSDEVAHDVIEYLAERRYLDDRMFAEDWADFSINRKLSGRILLRQELRLKGIPAEIIDDVIRRAYDHPEGREREVALRLARKRIRSFRKGDREKLMRSLISLLARHGFPRSIIRETVLEVLGGPAGDEDFDDCPDGEL, encoded by the coding sequence ATGCCAGCAGAAGAAGACTTCCAGAGGGCCAGGGACCTGGCCCTCAATTACCTTTCCTGCCGCCCCCGGAGCAGCAAAGAGGTATATGAGCGGCTTCGGCGCAAGGGCTGCTCCGATGAGGTGGCTCACGATGTTATCGAGTACCTGGCCGAGCGCCGGTACCTGGATGACCGCATGTTTGCCGAGGATTGGGCTGACTTTTCGATTAACCGGAAGCTGAGCGGCAGAATCCTGCTCAGGCAGGAGCTTCGGCTCAAAGGCATCCCGGCTGAAATTATCGACGATGTAATCCGAAGAGCCTATGATCATCCTGAAGGCAGAGAAAGGGAAGTGGCCCTTCGGCTCGCGCGAAAGCGCATCCGCAGCTTTCGCAAGGGAGATAGAGAAAAGCTGATGCGAAGCCTCATCAGCCTTCTTGCCCGGCACGGATTTCCCCGCTCCATCATCCGGGAGACGGTGCTGGAAGTGCTTGGAGGACCGGCAGGGGATGAGGATTTCGATGACTGCCCTGATGGAGAACTATGA
- the recA gene encoding recombinase RecA has protein sequence MEDARKEKLKALDLAMHQIERSFGKGSIMKLGSNFAMDIPVIPTGVLTLDMALGVNGVPRGRVIEIYGQESSGKTTLALHIVAEAQKLGGMAAFIDAEHAMDPVYAKKLGVNTDDLLISQPDTGEQALEITETLVRSTALDIIVVDSVAALVPRAELEGDMGDSHMGVQARLMSQALRKLTGAISKSRTCVVFINQVREKIGMMFGNPETTTGGRALKFYASVRMEIRKGSPIKVGEEMIGSRAIVKVTKNKVAPPFRSAEFDILYSEGISKEGALLDVALQKELIQKSGAWFSYGNEKLGQGRENARLFLKSNPDIFQEIADKIRAMGGSASPKGSSAGDGEESDFEE, from the coding sequence ATGGAAGATGCCAGAAAAGAAAAACTGAAAGCCCTTGATTTAGCCATGCATCAGATCGAGCGATCCTTTGGCAAGGGATCGATCATGAAGCTGGGGTCGAATTTCGCCATGGATATCCCGGTCATTCCCACCGGAGTGCTGACCCTGGACATGGCCCTTGGCGTGAATGGAGTACCCCGCGGCCGGGTCATCGAGATCTATGGCCAGGAATCTTCAGGAAAAACGACCCTGGCCCTGCATATCGTAGCCGAAGCCCAGAAACTGGGAGGCATGGCAGCTTTTATCGATGCCGAGCATGCCATGGATCCGGTTTATGCCAAAAAGCTTGGGGTCAATACGGATGACCTCCTGATCTCGCAGCCCGATACCGGCGAACAGGCATTGGAGATTACCGAAACCCTGGTCCGCAGCACCGCTCTGGATATCATCGTGGTCGATTCGGTAGCCGCTCTTGTCCCCCGGGCCGAGCTTGAGGGAGATATGGGCGACTCCCATATGGGTGTTCAGGCCCGTCTGATGTCACAGGCTCTGCGCAAACTGACCGGCGCTATTTCCAAATCCAGAACCTGTGTCGTTTTCATCAACCAGGTGAGGGAGAAAATCGGCATGATGTTCGGCAATCCTGAGACAACCACCGGCGGACGGGCCCTGAAGTTTTATGCTTCGGTCCGGATGGAAATCCGAAAAGGAAGCCCGATCAAGGTCGGCGAAGAGATGATCGGCAGCCGGGCCATAGTCAAGGTTACGAAAAACAAGGTCGCACCTCCGTTTCGGAGCGCTGAATTCGATATCCTCTACAGCGAGGGAATCTCCAAAGAAGGAGCCCTGCTGGATGTAGCCCTGCAAAAGGAACTGATCCAAAAGAGCGGGGCCTGGTTCAGCTACGGAAACGAGAAGCTGGGCCAGGGACGCGAGAACGCCCGGCTCTTTCTCAAGAGTAACCCTGACATCTTCCAGGAAATCGCTGACAAGATCAGAGCGATGGGGGGCTCCGCCTCTCCCAAAGGGAGCTCAGCAGGAGATGGAGAGGAGAGCGACTTCGAGGAGTGA
- the thpR gene encoding RNA 2',3'-cyclic phosphodiesterase has product MKENEVIRSFVAMAIDPGIQKEIGNLQARLMKEAQKTACRVSWVKPETIHLTVKFLGDIAAVQVGPILHALRKAAEEVKAFNLKIEGIGVFPGLRNPRVVWVGISEGVEPLRIVQARVEEELAALGFPREKKKFNPHLTLGRIRSLEGAAALGKLLADVPHPVFGQAMIRDIRLMKSDLRPEGAVHTELGRIPLV; this is encoded by the coding sequence ATGAAAGAGAACGAGGTTATTCGATCCTTTGTGGCCATGGCTATTGATCCCGGCATCCAGAAGGAGATCGGCAATCTTCAGGCCAGACTGATGAAGGAAGCTCAAAAGACGGCCTGCCGGGTGAGCTGGGTCAAGCCGGAGACGATACACCTGACCGTAAAGTTTCTGGGAGATATTGCCGCGGTTCAGGTCGGGCCTATCTTGCATGCGCTTCGAAAGGCAGCCGAGGAAGTCAAAGCCTTTAATCTAAAAATTGAGGGGATCGGGGTTTTCCCCGGTCTGCGAAATCCGCGGGTGGTCTGGGTCGGGATTTCGGAAGGAGTGGAGCCCTTGCGGATCGTCCAGGCGAGGGTGGAAGAGGAACTGGCCGCTCTTGGTTTTCCGAGGGAAAAGAAGAAGTTCAATCCCCATCTCACTCTGGGCAGGATTCGCTCTCTCGAAGGCGCGGCAGCTCTGGGCAAGCTCCTGGCCGATGTGCCCCACCCGGTGTTCGGCCAGGCAATGATCCGGGACATCAGGCTGATGAAAAGTGACCTGCGGCCTGAAGGAGCGGTTCATACCGAGCTGGGGCGGATCCCGCTGGTCTGA
- a CDS encoding nicotinamide-nucleotide amidohydrolase family protein — MTCHSITGSTHEEPYETGPLSCGLIIFRTCGLAEERIGAKLQSLLTRDERISVSFLSHPLGTDVQVRLHSSQSLEPDFVTRVRDEVRLRLGEYLYGEGEESMEEVVGNQLRQNRHTLATAESCTGGLIASRVTDVPGSSDYFLQGVVTYSNQAKKELLGVREETLCRFGAVSGQVVREMCIGLKRISRADLTLAVSGIAGPGGGSAEKPVGLVFLCLYDGQNFSLKECRLQGSRKEIKLEASQMALDLVRRYYL; from the coding sequence TTGACCTGTCATTCGATAACTGGCAGTACCCATGAAGAGCCCTATGAGACCGGGCCCTTATCGTGCGGTCTGATTATTTTCCGGACCTGTGGATTGGCTGAAGAGCGGATTGGCGCAAAACTGCAAAGTCTCCTCACCCGGGATGAGCGGATATCGGTTTCCTTTTTGTCTCATCCCCTGGGAACGGATGTCCAGGTGAGGCTTCATTCCTCCCAATCCCTTGAGCCCGACTTCGTGACCCGGGTGCGGGATGAGGTTCGCCTCCGGCTGGGGGAATATCTTTATGGAGAGGGTGAAGAGAGCATGGAGGAGGTGGTCGGTAACCAGCTTCGGCAAAACCGCCATACCCTGGCTACGGCAGAGTCGTGTACCGGCGGTCTGATCGCCAGCCGGGTCACGGATGTGCCGGGCAGCTCGGATTATTTCCTGCAAGGGGTGGTTACTTACAGCAATCAGGCCAAGAAGGAGCTGCTCGGAGTCAGGGAGGAAACCCTGTGCCGGTTTGGTGCGGTCAGCGGACAGGTCGTGCGGGAGATGTGTATTGGATTGAAGAGAATAAGCAGGGCGGATCTGACCCTGGCTGTCAGCGGCATTGCCGGACCGGGCGGAGGAAGTGCCGAAAAGCCGGTGGGACTGGTTTTCCTTTGCTTGTACGATGGACAGAACTTTTCGCTGAAAGAATGCCGGCTCCAGGGTTCCCGGAAAGAGATCAAGCTGGAGGCTTCCCAAATGGCCCTGGACCTGGTGAGAAGGTATTATCTATGA
- the glgA gene encoding glycogen synthase GlgA, protein MPKKLKILVASPEVAPLAKTGGLADVAGALPKALKSLGHDVRVVMPLYTMVKQHNPQLKEEIPVLEVPIADRKERAIVLSTMLHDTVPTYLIKHDRYYDREYLYTTPQGDYPDNAERFIFFSRSILEMLKKLDFAPDIIHVNDWQTGLVPTYLKVLYAQDEFFKNTATVFTVHNLGYQGKFWALDMPMTNLPWDVFSINGIEYYGDISFLKAGLMYSDVISTVSRGYSREIQTPEFGLGMEGVLQFRSKDLYGIVNGVDYDEWSPEKDKLIKSTYTASTLEGKKADREDLLSEFTMKVPENAPIIGMITRLADQKGFDILSEAMPELMRMNLAMVVLGTGEQKYHDLFTKLKKEYSQKLGVVIAFNNTLAHKIEAGSDMFLMPSKYEPCGLNQIYSLKYGTVPIVRATGGLDDTIQEYDPNTGKGNGFKFSEYSSQALIETVKRALSVFEDRQRWTKLMKNGMSEDHSWKASAREYVSLYETAMKKRTVA, encoded by the coding sequence ATGCCGAAAAAACTCAAGATACTCGTCGCTTCTCCAGAAGTCGCTCCATTAGCCAAGACAGGCGGGCTGGCAGATGTCGCCGGAGCCCTGCCCAAGGCATTAAAAAGCCTTGGGCATGACGTCCGGGTAGTTATGCCGCTCTACACCATGGTCAAGCAGCATAACCCACAACTCAAGGAGGAAATCCCGGTTCTGGAAGTGCCGATCGCCGACCGGAAGGAGCGGGCCATCGTTCTGTCAACCATGCTCCATGATACGGTTCCAACCTATCTGATCAAACATGACCGCTACTATGACCGGGAGTACCTTTACACCACCCCGCAGGGGGATTACCCGGACAATGCCGAGCGATTCATCTTTTTCAGCCGGTCGATTCTGGAGATGCTCAAAAAACTGGATTTCGCGCCGGACATTATTCATGTTAATGACTGGCAGACCGGGCTCGTCCCCACGTACCTGAAAGTTCTCTATGCACAGGATGAGTTCTTTAAAAACACGGCTACGGTTTTTACCGTCCATAACCTGGGCTACCAGGGGAAATTCTGGGCTCTGGATATGCCCATGACCAATCTTCCCTGGGATGTCTTCTCCATCAATGGAATAGAATATTATGGAGATATCAGCTTTCTCAAAGCCGGTCTGATGTATTCCGATGTCATATCAACCGTCAGCAGAGGATACAGCCGGGAAATTCAGACCCCGGAGTTTGGCCTTGGCATGGAGGGCGTGCTGCAATTCCGGAGCAAAGATCTCTACGGGATCGTCAACGGGGTAGACTACGATGAATGGAGCCCGGAAAAAGACAAGTTAATCAAAAGCACCTATACCGCCAGCACCCTGGAGGGAAAGAAAGCCGACCGGGAGGACCTGCTCAGTGAGTTTACAATGAAGGTGCCGGAAAATGCTCCCATCATCGGCATGATTACCCGGCTGGCGGATCAAAAAGGATTCGATATCCTGTCCGAGGCAATGCCCGAATTGATGAGAATGAATCTGGCCATGGTGGTATTGGGGACCGGAGAGCAAAAATATCATGACCTGTTCACCAAATTAAAGAAGGAGTACTCTCAGAAGCTGGGAGTTGTCATTGCCTTCAACAATACCCTGGCTCACAAGATCGAAGCCGGCAGCGACATGTTTTTGATGCCTTCCAAATATGAGCCCTGCGGCCTCAATCAGATCTACAGCCTCAAATACGGTACTGTGCCGATTGTCAGGGCCACCGGGGGTCTGGACGATACGATCCAGGAGTACGATCCCAATACCGGCAAGGGGAATGGTTTCAAGTTCAGCGAATACTCATCCCAGGCCCTGATTGAAACCGTAAAGAGAGCCCTCAGTGTTTTCGAAGACAGGCAAAGATGGACCAAACTCATGAAGAACGGCATGAGCGAAGACCACTCATGGAAGGCTTCAGCCAGGGAGTACGTCAGTCTCTACGAGACCGCGATGAAGAAGCGGACGGTTGCCTAG
- the rplC gene encoding 50S ribosomal protein L3, with amino-acid sequence MPMGILGKKLGMTQLLREGGEAVPVTVIQVDPCTVVQKKVKGTDHYNAIQLGFLDKKESRTIKPLQGHFKKAGVAPKKILKEMRLDEAEIGNYEVGQEIKADQLFQAGDYIDVIGNSKGRGFAGVIKRHGFRGAPGAHGTHDYSRHGGSVGSNTYPGRVFKGLRMAGRMGNERITVQNLKVVDIRPEQNLILIKGAVPGANNGIVIIQKAIKKAVKNGK; translated from the coding sequence ATGCCGATGGGTATTTTAGGGAAAAAGCTTGGAATGACGCAGCTTTTACGGGAAGGCGGAGAGGCGGTGCCGGTAACCGTTATTCAGGTCGATCCCTGCACGGTGGTACAGAAAAAAGTGAAAGGTACCGATCATTACAATGCCATTCAATTGGGATTTTTAGACAAAAAAGAGTCCCGGACAATCAAACCGCTTCAGGGGCATTTTAAAAAAGCAGGCGTTGCTCCGAAAAAAATCCTCAAAGAGATGCGGCTGGATGAGGCCGAAATAGGCAATTATGAAGTAGGCCAGGAAATCAAGGCCGATCAGCTCTTTCAGGCTGGTGATTATATTGATGTTATTGGCAATTCAAAGGGCCGGGGGTTTGCCGGGGTCATCAAGCGGCATGGATTCCGCGGGGCTCCGGGGGCTCACGGGACCCACGATTACAGCCGGCACGGCGGTTCCGTCGGCAGCAACACCTATCCCGGCCGGGTATTCAAGGGTCTGCGGATGGCCGGACGTATGGGCAATGAGCGGATAACCGTGCAGAACCTGAAAGTTGTCGATATCCGGCCGGAACAGAATCTGATTCTGATAAAGGGGGCTGTTCCTGGAGCCAATAATGGAATAGTGATTATCCAAAAGGCGATTAAGAAGGCGGTCAAGAATGGCAAATAG
- the acs gene encoding acetate--CoA ligase alpha subunit, protein MLDKFFSPRSVAIVGASREQGKVGHEIVKNLLLGGFSGQVFPINPKASTILGKKVYAGIMDLPDGQVDLAVIVIPAQYVKEALIQCAQKGIKAAIVISAGFKEAGKDGALREKELLQTAHEYGIRILGPNCLGLINTSTSLNASFSSEMPPRGNIAFFSQSGALGTAILDWAVGQKIGFSKFISLGNKADLAESSILESLCQDHDSKVILGYLEGIEKGQEFLHKARQVSKVKPIVITKSGSTSAGTRAASSHTGSLTGSDVAFESAFKQTGVIRARTIEELFNYALAFAYQPLPKGPNLAIITNAGGPGILAADAAEKNNINLLFLAKETTDKLATLLPPAAGVYNPVDILGDARADRYQKTLEVVLEDPKVHGVLVILTPQAMTEIPQTAEVIGEVSMSTEKPILASFMGEYAVREGIERLAKYRIPNYSYPEHAIESFHKMWKYRRWQEQPPLTYVSLEADRGRVRQIIDQIRNTGQVEIGDLKAREILAAYGFEVPSSRVAEDSDMAVALAEGIGYPVVLKIVSPEILHKSDVGGVKVGLKTPEEVHAAFQEIMAKVRKFMPHALIQGVSIQKMYEGKREVILGMARDPQFGPLIMFGLGGIYVEVLKDVSFRIAPICREEAQAMITEIKSYPMLAGVRGQKTVDIEAIVEALLRLSQLAVDFPEILEADINPLLMKESGQGAVAVDARFTISPN, encoded by the coding sequence ATGCTCGATAAATTTTTCTCTCCACGGTCAGTGGCAATCGTTGGCGCTTCGAGAGAACAGGGGAAGGTTGGTCATGAGATTGTCAAGAACTTGCTTCTCGGTGGCTTCTCCGGGCAAGTTTTCCCCATTAACCCCAAGGCCAGCACTATTCTGGGGAAAAAAGTTTATGCCGGAATCATGGATCTTCCGGACGGCCAGGTTGATCTGGCCGTCATCGTCATTCCGGCCCAGTATGTCAAGGAAGCTCTTATCCAATGCGCTCAAAAGGGGATCAAGGCAGCTATCGTTATCTCGGCAGGCTTTAAGGAAGCGGGGAAGGATGGTGCGCTGCGGGAAAAAGAGCTTTTGCAGACAGCGCACGAATATGGGATACGCATTCTGGGGCCGAATTGCCTGGGGCTCATCAATACCTCGACCAGCCTGAACGCATCCTTTTCCAGTGAGATGCCCCCCAGGGGAAACATCGCTTTTTTCTCTCAGTCAGGTGCTCTTGGCACTGCAATTCTGGACTGGGCAGTAGGCCAAAAAATCGGGTTTTCCAAATTCATCAGTCTTGGCAACAAGGCTGACCTTGCTGAAAGCAGCATCCTGGAATCCTTATGTCAGGACCATGATTCCAAAGTCATTCTGGGGTACCTGGAAGGAATAGAGAAGGGACAGGAATTTCTGCATAAAGCCAGGCAGGTAAGCAAAGTCAAGCCGATCGTCATTACCAAATCGGGAAGCACCTCGGCGGGGACGAGGGCTGCATCCTCCCATACCGGCAGCCTTACCGGATCGGATGTCGCCTTTGAATCAGCCTTTAAGCAGACGGGAGTCATCCGGGCCAGGACCATCGAGGAGCTTTTTAACTATGCCCTGGCCTTTGCCTATCAGCCGCTGCCCAAGGGGCCGAACCTGGCCATCATTACCAATGCAGGAGGACCAGGGATTCTGGCAGCGGATGCTGCGGAAAAAAATAACATCAATCTTCTTTTTCTCGCTAAGGAAACAACCGACAAGCTGGCTACTCTGCTTCCTCCGGCAGCGGGTGTCTATAATCCTGTCGATATCCTGGGAGATGCCAGGGCGGACAGATACCAGAAAACACTGGAAGTGGTGCTGGAGGACCCCAAGGTACATGGCGTACTGGTCATTCTCACCCCGCAGGCCATGACCGAGATACCGCAGACGGCGGAGGTCATTGGTGAGGTTTCGATGTCCACCGAAAAGCCGATTCTGGCATCCTTTATGGGAGAGTATGCGGTCAGGGAGGGAATCGAGCGGCTGGCAAAATATAGAATACCGAACTACAGCTATCCTGAGCATGCTATCGAGTCGTTTCACAAGATGTGGAAATACCGGCGATGGCAGGAGCAACCGCCGCTCACGTATGTGTCTCTTGAGGCGGACAGGGGCCGGGTCCGTCAGATTATCGATCAGATTCGAAACACGGGGCAGGTTGAAATCGGTGATCTGAAAGCCAGAGAGATTCTGGCCGCCTATGGATTTGAAGTGCCGTCTTCCCGAGTGGCCGAGGATTCCGATATGGCCGTTGCCCTGGCCGAAGGGATCGGCTATCCGGTGGTCCTCAAGATTGTATCTCCGGAAATCCTGCATAAATCGGATGTCGGGGGTGTGAAGGTAGGATTGAAAACTCCTGAAGAGGTTCATGCCGCCTTCCAGGAAATCATGGCCAAAGTCCGCAAGTTTATGCCTCATGCCCTGATTCAGGGAGTATCCATCCAAAAGATGTATGAAGGAAAGCGAGAGGTCATTTTAGGTATGGCCAGAGACCCCCAGTTCGGTCCTCTCATCATGTTTGGGCTTGGTGGGATTTATGTCGAAGTGCTCAAGGATGTCTCTTTCCGAATCGCTCCCATCTGCCGGGAGGAGGCACAGGCCATGATCACGGAGATCAAGTCATACCCGATGCTGGCAGGGGTGCGGGGGCAGAAGACCGTTGACATCGAAGCCATTGTCGAAGCCCTCCTTCGGCTCTCACAACTGGCTGTTGATTTTCCTGAAATTTTAGAGGCGGACATTAATCCGCTGCTTATGAAAGAATCTGGTCAAGGGGCCGTGGCCGTAGATGCTCGGTTTACCATCAGCCCAAACTAA
- a CDS encoding phosphotransacetylase family protein, with protein sequence MISLYIGSTAGYSGKSMVCLGLGTRFARDGFHFSYMKPIGKPTAQVGDVITDEDAIFIAKALSLREPLDTICPIVVTQDMIVQAYRNKTEGLEGKLIEAHLKLSEGRDIMLVGGGSDLYEGAFLGLSGLYIAQKLLNTQVILIDRFTTEVCVDCILGVKEALKERLIGVILNRVAPERIEYVERRIAPFLSSRGIDTFGIIPYDQLLNAVTVKELGSTLNAEVLCCNDRLDELVESYTIGAMTVDRALKYFRQKKNKAVITGGDRPEIQLAALETSTKCIILTGNLYPSDLILVQAEEHNVPVMVAKDDTQATVEKVERIFGRIRVRDQRKVNRAVELIDQRIDFPLLYKKIGLA encoded by the coding sequence ATGATTTCCTTATACATCGGATCAACGGCCGGTTATTCGGGAAAGAGCATGGTCTGTTTAGGGCTCGGAACCCGATTTGCGCGGGATGGTTTCCACTTCAGTTATATGAAACCTATTGGCAAACCCACTGCCCAGGTGGGGGATGTAATCACCGATGAGGATGCCATTTTCATCGCCAAAGCGCTCTCTCTCCGTGAGCCACTGGATACCATTTGTCCTATTGTCGTCACTCAGGACATGATAGTGCAGGCATATCGGAACAAGACAGAGGGGCTGGAAGGAAAATTGATCGAAGCCCATCTCAAATTATCGGAAGGCCGGGACATTATGCTGGTTGGAGGAGGAAGCGATTTATATGAAGGAGCTTTCCTGGGCCTTTCCGGCTTGTATATTGCCCAGAAGCTTCTGAATACCCAGGTTATCCTGATCGACCGCTTTACCACCGAAGTTTGCGTGGATTGCATTCTGGGAGTTAAAGAAGCCCTGAAAGAGCGGCTCATCGGCGTTATCCTGAACCGGGTCGCCCCGGAAAGAATTGAGTACGTCGAGCGCAGGATTGCCCCTTTCTTAAGCTCACGGGGGATCGATACCTTCGGTATCATTCCCTACGATCAACTGCTGAATGCGGTCACGGTAAAAGAATTAGGCTCCACGCTGAACGCCGAAGTCCTCTGCTGCAACGACAGGCTGGATGAATTGGTCGAAAGCTATACTATCGGCGCCATGACCGTTGACCGGGCGCTCAAATATTTTCGCCAGAAAAAAAACAAAGCGGTCATTACCGGGGGAGACCGACCGGAAATTCAACTGGCAGCTTTGGAGACATCCACCAAGTGCATCATTTTAACCGGGAATCTCTATCCCAGTGATCTCATTCTCGTCCAGGCAGAGGAACATAATGTTCCGGTTATGGTGGCCAAGGATGATACGCAGGCTACGGTCGAGAAGGTAGAGCGGATATTTGGCCGAATCCGGGTCCGGGATCAACGGAAGGTGAACCGGGCAGTTGAGCTTATCGACCAGAGGATAGATTTTCCTCTCTTGTACAAAAAAATCGGATTGGCCTGA